A single window of Enoplosus armatus isolate fEnoArm2 chromosome 22, fEnoArm2.hap1, whole genome shotgun sequence DNA harbors:
- the xpot gene encoding exportin-T, translated as MACQSVAAVMDEQALLGLNPNADARYRQRAMAYFEQLKESQDAWEVCAEALAKGIYNDDHVKFFCFQVLEHQIKFRHAGLSAVQQQLIRETLMKWLQCQLMNAQPEKPFIRNKAAQVFALTFIMEYLTMWPKFFFDILSLVGLNPHGVDIYLRTLMAIDAEVVDRDILHTTEETRRNTLIKDSMREQCIPNLVESWFQILQTYQHSHPELTCQCLEVVGAFVSWIELNLIANDRFVNLLLSQMSVEELREEACDCLFEIVNKGMDPVDKTKLVESLCQVLQSAGFFNVEQEEDVDFLAKFSRLVNGMGQSLVLSWTKLAKTGNVKDAAETLQAMETKVPLLLQLLVHEDDDISANIVGFCYEYLHVLKQLPQLTDQQKTNVEAIMLAVMKKLTYDDEYNFENEGEDEAMFVEYRKQLKMLLDRLAQVSPELLLEAVRRVFTNTMQNWQTTPFMEVEVAIRLLYMLGEALPASHGAHFTGDTAKTSALQDMMRTLVSCSVSSYQHSSVSLEFFETVVRYDKFFIVEPQHIPNVLMAFLDQRGLRHSSPKVRSRVAYLFSRFVKTLHKHMNAFIEDILTRIQDLLELAPPENGFPALLTSDDQLFMFETAGVLIVNGESPVERKQALMRSLLLPLMDAFRLLLTKLPQETEEERQAVLADCLSHAVGFVSRTSKAFSNKQTVKTCGCTEVYRDCLQTFLPALSCPVQRGVLRSSVRSFLHRMIICLEEEVLPFIPSASEHMLKDCEAKDLQEFIPLISQITAKFKRQVSPFLQQVFMPLVLAIFEVLARPAEDNDQAAALEKQMLRRSYFTFIQTVAGSGMNEVMANQGAENIERVVFTIIQGAVDFPDPIAQKTCFIILSKLVELWGGKDGMVGFPDFIYKHIVPACFLAPLKPTFDLSDAQTVLTLSECALTLKMIHLKRGPEFIQFLQQEYLPSLQVSPEISQELCQVIQQPDVKVLKNYIKAFFQRAKL; from the exons ATGGCCTGCCAGTCTGTCGCTGCAGTCATGGACGAGCAGGCCCTGCTGGGGCTCAACCCGAACGCTGATGCCCGCTACAGGCAGAGG gcCATGGCATACTTTGAGCAGCTGAAGGAGTCCCAGGATGCCTGGGAGGTGTGTGCAGAGGCCCTCGCTAAAGGGATTTACAA tgaTGACCATGTGAAGTTCTTCTGCTTCCAAGTTTTGGAGCATCAGATTAAGttcag acaCGCTGGTCTGAGTgcagttcagcagcagctcatcagGGAGACTCTGATGAAGTGGCTCCAGTGTCAG CTGATGAACGCCCAGCCTGAGAAGCCCTTCATCAGGAACAAGGCGGCTCAGGTGTTCGCCCTCACCTTCATCATGGAGTATCTGACCATGTGGCCCAAGTTCTTCTTCGACATCCTGTCCCTGGTGGGTCTGAACCCTCACGGCGTCGACATCTACCTGAGGACGCTCATGGCCATCGACGCCGAGGTGGTGGACAGAGACATCCTCCACACAACGGAG GAGACGCGGAGAAACACCTTAATCAAAGACAGCATGAGGGAGCAGTGCATCCCCAACCTGGTGGAGTCCTGGTTCCAGATCCTGCAGACCTACCAGCACTCCCACCCAGAGCTCACCTGTCAGTGTCTGGAGGTGGTGGGAGCCTTCGTGTCCTGGATCGAGCTCAACCTCATCGCCAACGACCG GTTTGTGAACCTGCTGCTGAGTCAGATGTCGGTGGAGGAGCTCAGAGAGGAGGCCTGCGACTGCCTGTTTGAAATAGTCAACAAAGGAATGGACCCTGTAGATAAAACCAAGCTGGTGGAGTCTCTGTGCCAGGTCCTGCAGTCTGCCGGGTTCTTCAACGTGGAACAG gaggaggacgtggacttCCTGGCTAAGTTCTCGCGGCTGGTGAACGGGATGGGTCAGAGTCTGGTGCTGAGCTGGACCAAACTGGCCAAGACCGGCAACGTGAAGGACGCGGCGGAGACGCTGCAGGCCATGGAGACCAAagtgccgctgctgctgcagctgctggtgcaCGAGGACGACGACATCTCGGCCAACATCGTCGGCTTCTGCTACGAATACCTGCACGTCCTCAAACAG CTTCCCCAACTGACCGACCAGCAGAAAACCAACGTCGAG GCCATCATGCTGGCCGTCATGAAGAAACTGACGTACGACGACGAGTACAACTTTGAAAACGAG gGTGAAGACGAGGCGATGTTTGTGGAGTACAGGAAGCAGCTGAAGATGCTGCTGGACCGTCTGGCTCAGGTTTctcctgagctgctgctggaggccgTACGCCGGGTCTTCACCAACACCATGCA GAACTGGCAGACGACTCCGTtcatggaggtggaggtggccATCAGGCTGCTGTACATGCTGGGCGAGGCGCTGCCGGCGTCTCACGGCGCTCACTTCACCGGAGACACGGCGAAGACGAGTGCCCTGCAGGACATGATGAGGACG CTGGTGTCCTGCAGCGTGAGCAGCTACCAGCACAGCTCAGTGTCGCTGGAGTTTTTCGAAACGGTCGTTCGATACGATAAATTCTTCATCGTGGAGCCTCAGCACATCCCAAATGTTTTG ATGGCGTTTCTGGACCAAAGAGGACTGAGACACAGCAGCCCAAAGGTCCGCAGCAGAGTGGCCTACCTCTTCTCCAGATTCGTCAAAACTTTGCA TAAACACATGAATGCCTTTATTGAGGACATCCTGACCAGGATCCAGGACCTGCTGGAACTCGCTCCTCCT GAAAATGGCTTCCCGGCGCTGCTGACCAGTGACGACCAGCTATTCATGTTTGAGACGGCGGGCGTCCTGATCGTGAACGGGGAGAGTCCCGTGGAGAGGAAGCAGGCGCTGATGAGgagcctgctgctgccgctgatGGACGCTTTCCGCCTGCTGCTCACCAAACTGCCgcaggagacggaggaggagcgACAGGCCGTCCTCGCCGACTGTCTGAGCCACGCTGTGGGATTCGTCAG TCGGACCAGCAAGGCGTTCAGCAACAAGCAGACGGTGAAGACGTGCGGCTGTACGGAGGTCTACAGAGACTGTCTGCAGACCTTCCTGCCTGCGCTGAGCTGTCCCGTCCAGCGGGGGGTGCTGCGCAGCTCGGTCCGCTCCTTCCTGCACCGAATGATCATctgcctggaggaggaggtgctgccCTTCATCCCCTCCGCCTCCGAACACATGCTGAAGGACTGCGAGGCCAAAGATCTGCAGGAGTTCATCCCGCTCATCAGCCAGATCACCGCCAAGTTCAAG CGGCAGGTGTCTCCCTTCCTGCAGCAGGTCTTCATGCCGCTGGTGCTCGCCATCTTCGAGGTGTTGGCCCGGCCGGCGGAGGACAACGACCAGGCGGCCGCTCTGGAGAAACagatgctgaggaggagctACTTCACCTTCATCCAGACCGTCGCAGGAAGTGGAATGAACGAGGTGATGGCCAATCAGG GAGCAGAGAACATCGAGCGGGTTGTCTTCACCATCATCCAGGGAGCCGTGGACTTCCCCGACCCCATCGCTCAGAAAACCTGCTTCATCATCCTCTCCAAGCTGGTGGAGCTGTGGG GAGGTAAAGACGGCATGGTGGGTTTCCCCGACTTCATCTACAAACACATCGTTCCTGCATGTTTCCTGGCTCCTCTCAAaccgacctttgacctctcagaCGCACAGACAGTCCTG ACGCTGTCAGAGTGTGCGCTCACGCTGAAAATGATTCATCTCAAAAGG GGGCCGGAGTTCATCCAGTTCTTGCAGCAGGAGTATTTGCCCTCGCTTCAGGTGTCACCTGAAATCTCACAG GAACTTTGTCAAGTGATTCAGCAGCCAGACGTCAAAGTCCTGAAAAACTACATTAAG GCGTTCTTTCAGCGAGCCAAGCTGTAG
- the rpl18a gene encoding large ribosomal subunit protein eL20, whose product MKASGTLREYKVVGRLLPSAKNPAPPLYRMRIFAPNHVVAKSRFWYFVSQLRKMKKASGETVYCGLVHEKTPLKVKNFGIWLRYDSRSGTHNMYREYRDLTTSGAVTQCYRDMGARHRARAHSIQIMKVQVIAANKCRRPAIKQFHDSKIKFPLPHRVLRRQHKPRFTTKRPNTFY is encoded by the exons ATGAAGGCGTCCGGCACA CTTAGGGAGTACAAAGTCGTAGGGCGTCTGCTGCCCTCTGCCAAGAACCCTGCCCCTCCTCTCTACCGGATGAGGATCTTCGCCCCCAACCATGTTGTGGCCAAGTCCCGCTTCTGGTACTTCGTCTCCCagctgaggaagatgaagaaggcCTCCGGAGAGACCGTCTACTGTGGCCTG GTCCACGAGAAGACCCCCCTGAAGGTGAAGAACTTTGGTATCTGGCTGCGTTACGACTCTCGTAGCGGCACCCACAACATGTACAGAGAGTACAGAGACCTGACCACCTCTGGAGCCGTCACTCAGTGCT aTCGTGATATGGGAGCTCGCCATCGTGCTCGCGCCCACTCCATCCAGATCATGAAGGTTCAGGTCATCGCTGCCAACAAGTGTCGCAGACCTGCCATCAAGCAGTTCCAC GACTCCAAGATCAAGTTCCCTCTGCCTCACAGGGTCCTGCGTCGCCAGCACAAACCCCGCTTCACCACCAAGAGACCAAACACCTTCTACTAA
- the rtcb gene encoding RNA-splicing ligase RtcB homolog — protein MSRNYNDELQFLDKIGTNCWRIKKGFVPNMQVEGNFYVNESLEKLMFEELRNACRGGGVGGFLPAMKQIGNVAALPGIVHRSIGLPDVHSGYGFAIGNMAAFDMNDPDAVVSPGGVGFDINCGVRLLRTNLDEGDVQPVKEQLAQSLFDHIPVGVGSKGVIPMGAKDLEEALEMGVDWSLREGYAWAEDKEHCEEYGRMLQADPNKVSSKAKKRGLPQLGTLGAGNHYAEIQVVDEIYNDYAAKKMGIDHKGQVCVMIHSGSRGLGHQVATDALVAMEKAMKRDKITVNDRQLACARITSQEGQDYLKGMAAAGNYAWVNRSSMTFLTRQAFSKVFATTPDDLDMHVIYDVSHNIAKVEEHIVDGKQRTLLVHRKGSTRAFPPHHPLIPVDYQLTGQPVLIGGTMGTCSYVLTGTEQGMTETFGTTCHGAGRALSRAKSRRNLDFQDVLDKLADKGIAIRVASPKLVMEEAPESYKNVTDVVNTCHDAGISKKAIKLRPIAVIKG, from the exons ATGAGTCGAAATTATAACGATGAGCTGCAGTTTCTGGATAAGATCGGCACGAACTGCTGGAGGATTAAAAAGGGCTTCGTTCCCAACATGCAG gttGAAGGAAACTTCTACGTGAACGAGTCGCTGGAGAAACTGATGTTTGAGGAGCTTCGTAACGCCTGTCGAGGAGGAG GTGTGGGCGGGTTCCTTCCGGCCATGAAACAAATCGGGAACGTGGCGGCGCTGCCTGGGATCGTACAC AGGTCCATCGGCCTCCCAGACGTCCACTCTGGATATGGATTTGCGATCGGAAACATGGCGGCCTTCGACATGAACGACCCAGATGCTGTGGTGTCTCCAG GCGGCGTCGGTTTCGACATAAACTGCGGCGTCCGTCTCCTGAGGACGAACCTGGACGAGGGAGACGTCCAGCCGGTGAAGGAGCAGCTGGCCCAGTCGCTGTTCGACCACATCCCAGTGGGAGTCGGATCCAAGGGGGTCATCCCCATGGGGGCCAA ggacCTGGAGGAGGCTCTGGAGATGGGGGTGGACTGGTCTCTGAGGGAGGGCTACGCCTGGGCCGAGGACAAGGAGCACTGCGAGGAGTACGGCAGGATGCTGCAGGCCGACCCCAACAAAGTCTCCTCCAAGGCCAAGAAGAGAGGCCTGCCGCAG cTCGGGACTCTGGGAGCAGGAAACCACTACGCTGAGATCCAGGTGGTGGATGAGATCTACAACGACTACGCCGCCAAGAAGATGGGCATCGACCACAAAggtcaggtgtgtgtgatgatCCACAGCGGCAGCAGAGGCCTCGGACACCAGGTCGCCACGG ACGctctggttgccatggagaaggCGATGAAGAGGGACAAGATCACGGTGAACGACCGTCAGCTGGCGTGCGCTCGCATCACGTCACAGGAAGGACAGGACTACCTGAAGGGGATGGCTGCGGCAGGAAACTACGCCTGGGTCAACCGCTCGTCCATGACCTTCCTCACCAGACAG GCCTTCTCCAAAGTGTTTGCCACCACGCCGGACGACCTGGACATGCACGTCATCTACGACGTTTCTCACAACATCGCCAAAGTCGAAGAGCACATAGTGGACGGGAAGCAGAGGACTCTGCTGGTCCACCGCAAAGGATCCACCCGAGCTTTCCCCCCACACCACCCCCTCATCCCCGTAGACTACCAG CTCACAGGTCAGCCGGTGTTGATCGGAGGGACGATGGGAACCTGCAGTTACGTCCTCACGGGGACAGAACAAGGCATGACGGAAACGTTCGGCACCACCTGTCACGGAGCG GGTCGCGCTCTGTCTCGAGCGAAGTCCCGCAGGAACCTGGACTTCCAGGACGTCCTGGACAAACTGGCCGACAAGGGCATCGCCATCCGAGTGGCTTCACCCAAACTGGtcatggaggag gctCCTGAATCGTACAAAAACGTGACGGACGTCGTCAACACGTGTCACGACGCTGGAATCAGCAAGAAGGCGATCAAACTGAGGCCGATCGCTGTGATTAAAGGCTGA